One segment of Variovorax paradoxus DNA contains the following:
- a CDS encoding GrpB family protein: MDIGPFDESLAQRRILPYDPAYAEVFAQVQRHVQARLGGVALVHIGSTAIAGLRGKPMVDIAAITQQDDLRAAQAAFEVLGFHRRPVWVDRDEKPYVCASVQHDGRRFNLNLHICHRGDPVHRDSLAFMRILERRPDLRSRYEEAKDRAHAIDPVDPEVYNREKAAVIREIHALIDAG; the protein is encoded by the coding sequence ATGGACATCGGACCGTTCGACGAAAGCCTGGCGCAGCGCAGGATCCTGCCGTACGACCCCGCGTACGCCGAGGTCTTCGCGCAGGTGCAGCGCCATGTGCAGGCCCGGCTGGGCGGCGTCGCGCTCGTGCACATCGGCAGCACGGCCATCGCGGGCCTGCGAGGCAAGCCGATGGTGGACATCGCCGCCATCACGCAGCAGGACGACCTGCGCGCCGCACAGGCGGCGTTCGAAGTGCTCGGGTTCCACCGGCGTCCCGTGTGGGTCGACAGGGACGAGAAGCCCTACGTCTGCGCCAGCGTGCAGCACGACGGCCGCAGGTTCAACCTCAACCTGCACATCTGCCATCGCGGCGATCCGGTGCACAGGGACTCGCTGGCATTCATGCGGATTCTCGAGCGCCGGCCCGACCTGCGCAGCAGGTACGAGGAAGCCAAGGATCGCGCGCACGCCATCGACCCGGTCGACCCCGAGGTCTACAACCGCGAGAAAGCGGCGGTGATCCGCGAGATCCATGCGCTGATCGATGCGGGCTAG